Proteins from a single region of Candidatus Binatia bacterium:
- a CDS encoding carboxylesterase family protein — MSRISHLLTFALTVGLLVSACSSSDPEQTTSDDPTPRVEPTDPPTPAEPTDPPTPADPAPLDVTTEGGKLRGTTDGGVRSFMGIPYAAPPVEGLRWRSPAPAAAWESVREAKLAGPPCPQNIPVMNAPTGFEDCLYLNVLTPDPLPAGPAPVMVWIHGGGFTSGDGRHYTGATNGRTIAAETGTIVVTLNYRLGQLGFLAHHALTNEDPSRPSSGNYGLEDQVAALEWIERNIAAFGGDPENVTIFGESAGGISVCALLASPLSGGLFHRGIIQSGPCTTKFATLADAERQGERFAEQLGCGDALEVLECMRKAPADRVAAALPPDPAFFFSEGEFGSWFPIVDDFVLTENIADSFASGSFHRVPLLVGSNEDEGTLFVALSHDHLGRPLEASQYRDRIALLISDDDETIDRVEARYPLDAFETPGLALSESFGDAALACPTIETARLAADHTPTYLYQFDYPDAAFQIPLNIEIDLGAFHSAEISYAFGTPATDAPFSDVEEQLATSMVGYWTRFAATGDPNGPGAVAWPRLDDSRRHLILSTEVREATGARADACAFWRELGLRARLTPAD, encoded by the coding sequence TTGAGCAGAATTTCGCACCTTCTCACCTTTGCGTTGACGGTGGGGCTTCTCGTTTCCGCGTGCTCGTCGAGCGATCCCGAGCAGACGACGTCGGACGACCCCACTCCCCGGGTCGAACCGACCGATCCCCCTACCCCGGCTGAGCCGACCGACCCACCGACGCCGGCCGACCCGGCGCCCCTCGACGTAACGACAGAAGGCGGCAAACTCCGCGGGACGACCGACGGGGGCGTTCGGAGCTTCATGGGAATCCCCTACGCGGCACCTCCCGTGGAAGGCCTCCGCTGGAGATCTCCCGCCCCGGCGGCCGCGTGGGAAAGCGTACGCGAGGCGAAGCTCGCCGGGCCTCCCTGTCCGCAGAACATCCCGGTCATGAACGCGCCCACGGGCTTCGAAGACTGCCTGTACTTGAACGTCCTCACGCCGGATCCGCTTCCCGCCGGGCCCGCCCCGGTCATGGTCTGGATCCACGGCGGCGGCTTCACGTCCGGCGACGGTCGGCATTATACCGGCGCGACCAATGGGCGGACCATCGCGGCCGAGACCGGCACGATTGTCGTGACCCTGAACTACCGACTGGGCCAGCTCGGCTTCCTCGCCCACCACGCGCTCACCAACGAAGACCCGTCCCGCCCGTCGTCGGGTAACTACGGCCTCGAGGACCAAGTCGCCGCACTCGAATGGATCGAGCGAAACATCGCCGCGTTCGGTGGCGACCCCGAGAACGTGACGATCTTCGGCGAATCCGCCGGCGGGATCAGTGTCTGTGCCCTGCTCGCCTCACCCCTCTCCGGTGGACTCTTCCACCGCGGCATCATCCAGAGCGGCCCCTGCACGACGAAATTCGCAACGCTGGCAGATGCCGAACGGCAAGGGGAACGCTTCGCCGAGCAGCTCGGCTGCGGCGACGCGCTCGAGGTCCTCGAGTGCATGCGCAAAGCGCCCGCGGACCGCGTCGCGGCGGCCCTCCCTCCCGATCCCGCGTTCTTCTTCTCCGAAGGCGAGTTCGGGAGCTGGTTCCCGATCGTCGACGACTTCGTTCTGACCGAGAACATCGCGGACAGCTTCGCCTCCGGGAGCTTCCACCGAGTGCCGCTGCTCGTCGGTTCGAACGAGGATGAAGGGACGCTCTTCGTGGCGCTCTCGCACGATCATCTCGGCCGACCGCTCGAAGCGTCACAGTACCGGGACCGCATCGCTCTTCTGATCAGCGACGATGACGAGACGATCGACCGCGTCGAGGCACGGTATCCGCTCGACGCATTCGAAACGCCCGGGCTCGCGCTTTCCGAGTCCTTCGGCGACGCCGCGCTCGCGTGTCCGACGATTGAAACAGCCCGCCTCGCCGCCGATCACACGCCGACCTATCTCTATCAATTCGACTACCCCGATGCGGCGTTTCAGATCCCGCTGAACATCGAGATCGACCTGGGCGCGTTCCACTCCGCGGAAATCTCCTACGCCTTCGGCACGCCGGCGACGGACGCGCCTTTCAGCGACGTCGAGGAACAGCTCGCAACGTCGATGGTCGGCTACTGGACGCGGTTCGCCGCGACGGGTGACCCCAACGGCCCCGGCGCCGTCGCATGGCCTCGTCTCGACGACAGCCGCCGCCACCTCATCCTCAGCACCGAGGTCCGCGAGGCCACCGGCGCGCGCGCCGACGCCTGCGCCTTCTGGCGCGAGCTCGGCCTCCGCGCACGCCTGACCCCGGCCGACTAG